In a genomic window of Pseudoxanthomonas indica:
- a CDS encoding methyl-accepting chemotaxis protein: protein MSTAADSPTPSKLGSFGSTFWLLLLILAVVAFGANTGVATWQGSRLSGASTSASDLRVLSQQLANQGREAVAGNADAFKSFKDTNQRIDEAVATLESRYGSERDIAGPLTQLKTTWSPLDKSAEQIITSETAVLALAGNADRFTTQVPQLQAQLNEVVRAMSQGGAQSSQIYSALQQVVLAGTMARRVTEIRAGGTGATMAGDALGRDSVLFGQVLDGLQNGNPDLGIAPVRGAATGSLQQAQSLWANMKKDLDAILGSSRNLFAAQSAAAALTNGSTKMLEDSSSLFNAFTAFGSVRDTRLFPNFWISIGAGILLVVSIGGFLWTFYRSRQREQDSRYQTQVEFNSRNQQAIMRLLDEISSLGEGDLTVKASVTEDMTGAIADAINYAVDELRNLVTTINDTSVQVAASTQETQATALQLAEAAGHQADQINTASERINEIAVSIDQVSRNSTESADVAQRSVLIATEGAGVVRETIRGMDQIRDQIQETSKRIKRLGESSQEIGSVVELINDISEQTNILALNAAVQAASAGEAGRGFAVVADEVQRLAERTSNATRRIESLVQAIQADTNEAVSSMEQTTAEVVSGARLAEDAGTALGEIERVSSDLNDLIKTISGAAQQQAVAATDITETMGVIRQITSQTSLGAKQTADSIGHLAQLATDLRRSVADFKLPG from the coding sequence ATGAGCACGGCCGCGGATTCTCCCACTCCCAGCAAGCTGGGCAGTTTTGGCAGTACGTTCTGGCTGCTCCTGCTGATCCTGGCGGTGGTGGCCTTCGGCGCCAACACCGGCGTGGCGACGTGGCAGGGCAGTCGCCTGTCCGGCGCCAGCACCAGCGCATCGGATTTGCGCGTGCTCTCGCAGCAGCTGGCCAACCAGGGCCGTGAGGCCGTGGCCGGCAACGCCGACGCGTTCAAGTCGTTCAAAGACACCAACCAGCGCATCGATGAAGCGGTCGCCACCTTGGAAAGCCGCTACGGCAGCGAGCGCGACATCGCCGGCCCGCTGACCCAGCTCAAGACCACCTGGTCGCCGCTGGACAAGAGCGCCGAGCAGATCATCACCTCCGAAACCGCGGTCCTGGCGCTGGCCGGTAACGCCGACCGCTTCACCACCCAGGTGCCGCAGCTGCAGGCACAGTTGAACGAAGTGGTGCGCGCCATGTCGCAGGGCGGCGCGCAGTCCTCGCAGATCTACAGCGCACTGCAGCAGGTGGTGTTGGCCGGCACCATGGCCCGCCGGGTAACGGAAATCCGCGCCGGCGGCACCGGCGCCACCATGGCCGGTGATGCACTGGGCCGCGACTCGGTGCTGTTCGGCCAGGTGCTGGACGGCCTGCAGAACGGCAACCCGGATCTGGGCATCGCACCGGTCCGCGGCGCCGCCACCGGCTCGCTGCAACAGGCGCAGAGCCTGTGGGCCAACATGAAAAAGGATCTGGACGCGATCCTGGGCAGCTCGCGCAACCTGTTCGCCGCGCAGTCGGCGGCCGCCGCGCTGACCAACGGCTCGACCAAGATGCTGGAAGACAGCTCCTCGCTGTTCAACGCGTTCACCGCGTTCGGCTCGGTGCGCGATACCCGCCTGTTCCCGAACTTCTGGATCTCGATCGGCGCCGGCATCCTGCTGGTCGTGTCGATCGGCGGCTTCCTCTGGACCTTCTACCGCAGCCGCCAGCGCGAGCAGGATTCGCGCTACCAGACCCAGGTGGAATTCAACAGCCGCAACCAGCAGGCGATCATGCGGCTGCTGGACGAAATCTCCTCGCTGGGTGAAGGCGATCTGACCGTCAAGGCCTCGGTGACCGAGGACATGACCGGCGCCATCGCGGACGCCATCAACTACGCCGTGGACGAACTGCGCAACCTGGTGACCACCATCAACGACACCTCGGTGCAGGTGGCGGCCTCGACCCAGGAAACCCAGGCCACTGCGCTGCAGCTGGCCGAAGCGGCAGGCCACCAGGCCGACCAGATCAACACCGCTTCCGAACGCATCAACGAAATCGCGGTCAGCATCGACCAGGTCTCGCGCAACTCGACCGAGTCGGCCGACGTGGCCCAGCGCTCGGTGTTGATTGCGACCGAAGGCGCCGGCGTGGTGCGCGAAACCATTCGCGGCATGGACCAGATCCGCGACCAGATCCAGGAAACCTCCAAGCGCATCAAGCGCCTGGGCGAGTCCTCGCAGGAAATCGGCTCGGTGGTGGAACTGATCAACGACATTTCCGAACAGACCAACATCCTGGCGCTCAACGCGGCCGTGCAGGCGGCATCGGCCGGTGAAGCCGGTCGCGGTTTCGCGGTCGTGGCCGACGAAGTGCAACGCCTGGCAGAACGCACCTCCAATGCAACGCGCCGCATCGAATCGCTGGTGCAGGCCATTCAGGCCGATACCAACGAAGCGGTCAGCTCGATGGAACAGACCACCGCCGAAGTGGTGTCGGGTGCACGCCTGGCCGAGGACGCCGGCACGGCGCTGGGCGAAATCGAACGCGTGTCCAGCGACTTGAACGACCTGATCAAGACCATCTCCGGCGCGGCCCAGCAACAGGCCGTGGCGGCTACCGACATCACCGAAACGATGGGCGTGATCCGCCAGATCACCTCGCAGACATCGCTGGGCGCCAAGCAGACGGCCGACTCGATCGGTCACCTGGCGCAACTGGCGACGGACCTGCGTCGTTCGGTCGCCGACTTCAAGCTGCCCGGCTGA
- a CDS encoding chemotaxis protein CheB yields MSKRVALLARPGAAREHLRAALHEVGAEIVLEDDPNDIDAQTLGDASPQVVLVALEPAIEEGLEKLDAVLIDPSVAVIFDEAELAARRQGWEAQRWSRHLAAKIHGHADVLPPGREEEPSLHLEPGLPITPAQLHADAGIEKHMEEAVDLAWELPQDDFAYAPPANPPAAVVDADDWLRTATPSDAAAHVAKSAPPAASEPPPLAAPTGGKWELSLEPIEAVSLQTKRAAGAVVAFAGIGGPDAVRKLLADLPADFPRPLIVHLKLDGGRYDNLVRQMARVSTMPVALAEPDHPAQPGHVYVLPGDVSLRVDNGAIGFVAGGDLREAIAQLPPKDSGVLLLSGSDVQWVDIVWPLAAKGAWIAGQSTEGCYDPAASQALAARGGTLASPVDLARSLSTQWPH; encoded by the coding sequence ATGAGCAAGCGCGTCGCCCTGCTGGCGCGTCCCGGTGCAGCGCGCGAGCATCTGCGCGCGGCCCTGCACGAAGTGGGCGCGGAGATCGTGCTGGAAGACGATCCCAACGACATCGACGCACAGACCCTGGGCGACGCCTCGCCGCAGGTGGTGCTGGTGGCGCTGGAACCGGCGATTGAAGAAGGCCTGGAAAAGCTGGACGCGGTGTTGATTGATCCGTCTGTGGCGGTGATCTTCGACGAAGCCGAACTCGCCGCGCGTCGCCAAGGCTGGGAAGCGCAGCGTTGGTCGCGTCATCTGGCGGCCAAGATCCACGGCCACGCCGACGTGCTGCCGCCGGGCCGCGAAGAGGAACCGTCGCTGCATCTGGAGCCGGGCCTGCCCATCACGCCCGCGCAGTTGCATGCCGACGCCGGCATCGAAAAGCACATGGAAGAAGCGGTGGACCTGGCCTGGGAACTGCCGCAGGACGATTTTGCCTACGCGCCGCCGGCCAATCCGCCGGCCGCGGTGGTGGATGCCGACGACTGGCTGCGCACGGCCACGCCGAGCGACGCCGCTGCACACGTGGCGAAGTCCGCGCCACCTGCCGCCAGTGAACCACCGCCGCTTGCCGCGCCCACTGGCGGCAAGTGGGAACTGAGCCTGGAACCGATTGAAGCGGTCAGCCTGCAGACCAAGCGCGCCGCCGGCGCGGTGGTCGCCTTTGCCGGCATCGGTGGCCCCGATGCGGTGCGCAAGCTGCTGGCCGATCTGCCCGCCGACTTCCCGCGCCCGCTGATCGTGCACCTCAAGCTCGATGGTGGCCGCTACGACAACCTGGTCCGGCAGATGGCGCGCGTGTCGACCATGCCGGTGGCGCTGGCCGAGCCGGATCATCCGGCCCAGCCCGGCCATGTCTACGTGCTGCCCGGCGACGTCAGCCTGCGCGTGGACAATGGCGCGATCGGTTTTGTCGCCGGTGGCGATCTGCGCGAAGCCATCGCGCAGCTGCCGCCCAAGGACAGTGGTGTGTTGCTGCTCAGTGGCAGCGATGTGCAGTGGGTCGACATCGTCTGGCCGCTGGCCGCCAAGGGCGCCTGGATTGCCGGTCAATCCACTGAAGGCTGCTACGACCCGGCCGCATCGCAAGCCTTGGCCGCACGTGGCGGCACGCTCGCTTCGCCGGTCGACCTCGCGCGCTCGCTCAGCACGCAGTGGCCGCATTGA
- a CDS encoding chemotaxis protein CheW: protein MASNDEIRGVLVQSGEERLLLPNATIAEVLSRAPVTPIDGAPAWLAGRIDWHGWQVPLVAFAQMTGLPLGTSQAQNKIVVLKALGGNPDLPYYALLTPSFPRLVSVPRDGLLADATEEELPVGVQVRVLLGDEVAILPDLQAVEKQISEALARAA, encoded by the coding sequence ATGGCTTCCAATGACGAAATCCGCGGCGTCCTGGTGCAATCCGGCGAAGAACGCCTGCTGTTGCCCAACGCCACCATCGCCGAAGTGCTCTCGCGCGCCCCGGTCACGCCGATCGATGGCGCGCCCGCGTGGCTGGCCGGCCGCATCGACTGGCACGGCTGGCAGGTGCCGCTGGTCGCCTTCGCGCAGATGACCGGCCTGCCGCTCGGCACCTCGCAGGCTCAGAACAAGATCGTCGTGCTGAAGGCGTTGGGCGGCAATCCGGATTTGCCGTACTACGCGCTGCTCACGCCGTCGTTCCCGCGCCTGGTCTCCGTGCCGCGCGACGGCCTGCTGGCCGACGCAACGGAAGAAGAATTGCCCGTAGGCGTGCAGGTGCGCGTGCTGCTGGGCGATGAAGTGGCGATTCTTCCGGATCTGCAGGCGGTGGAGAAGCAGATTTCCGAGGCGTTGGCGCGGGCGGCGTAA
- a CDS encoding 16S rRNA (uracil(1498)-N(3))-methyltransferase, translating into MRLTRCFVDTALTVGRSLALPEAAANHLRVMRTREGEDCVLFNGDGRDYAARLSLVSKREVTAELLSSRVVDNESPLHITLLQGIARGEKMDLILQKATELGVAAVVPVDAERTEVKLDGDRLAKRMTHWRSVIIAGCEQSGRAIVPALAQAGPLLAAAQATDSEALRVILDPQGELSLATMPAPAASKVVIAIGPEGGWSPRDREALRASGFVGLQLGPRILRTETAGLAAIAALQARFGDLG; encoded by the coding sequence ATGCGCCTGACCCGTTGCTTTGTGGATACGGCGCTGACCGTGGGCCGCAGCCTGGCACTGCCGGAAGCCGCAGCCAATCACCTGCGGGTGATGCGTACGCGCGAGGGCGAAGACTGCGTGCTGTTCAATGGCGATGGTCGCGACTATGCCGCACGCCTGTCGCTGGTGAGCAAGCGCGAAGTGACTGCCGAACTGCTGTCTTCGCGCGTGGTCGACAACGAATCGCCGCTGCACATCACCCTGCTGCAGGGCATCGCACGCGGCGAGAAGATGGACCTGATCCTTCAGAAGGCGACCGAACTGGGCGTCGCGGCAGTGGTGCCGGTGGATGCCGAGCGCACCGAGGTCAAGCTCGATGGCGACCGCTTGGCCAAACGCATGACCCACTGGCGCAGCGTGATCATCGCCGGCTGTGAGCAGAGCGGCCGCGCGATCGTGCCGGCCCTGGCGCAGGCCGGCCCGCTGCTGGCCGCGGCGCAGGCGACCGACAGCGAAGCGCTACGCGTGATCCTGGATCCGCAAGGCGAACTGTCGCTGGCGACGATGCCGGCGCCGGCGGCATCGAAAGTGGTGATCGCCATCGGCCCCGAAGGCGGCTGGTCGCCGCGGGATCGCGAAGCCCTGCGGGCCTCCGGCTTCGTCGGCCTGCAACTGGGTCCGCGCATCCTGCGCACCGAAACGGCCGGGCTGGCCGCGATTGCCGCGCTGCAGGCCCGCTTCGGCGACCTCGGTTAG
- the bioA gene encoding adenosylmethionine--8-amino-7-oxononanoate transaminase, producing the protein MAETDHVIRMLTEADTWRSRDLTVLWHPCTQMREHPDTLPLVPIARGEGAWLIGQDGRRYLDAVSSWWTNLFGHAEPRIGAAIARQAGQLEQVILAGFSHPPAVELAERLLALAPHQAGRAPLAKVFYADNGSAGVEVALKMAFHWFVNRGECRRTRFIALENGYHGETLGALAVGDIPLYRRIYAPLLAEALFTPSPDAWNAAPGESEEACALRAADALADLLDQHPGEVCALILEPRVQCAGGMRMHHPAYLRRARELCDAHGVFLIADEIAVGFGRTGTLFASEQSGVMPDLLCLSKGLTGGFLPLAAVLATQVIYDGFLDDSRERAFLHSHSYTGNPLACAAALASLDIFASDDVIARNQRTAARMAELAAPLAGHRHVAQVRQAGMILAVELCRDGDRARPFEPALRVGLRAYRAALERGVVLRPLGDVLYWMPPYCVHEEQLELLARTTAAVIEEATACA; encoded by the coding sequence ATGGCTGAAACGGATCATGTAATCAGAATGCTAACAGAGGCCGACACTTGGCGTAGCCGCGATCTGACGGTGCTCTGGCACCCCTGCACGCAGATGCGCGAGCATCCGGACACCTTGCCGCTGGTTCCGATTGCACGCGGCGAAGGCGCCTGGCTGATTGGCCAGGACGGCCGCCGCTATCTGGACGCGGTCAGCAGTTGGTGGACCAACCTGTTCGGGCATGCGGAACCGCGTATCGGCGCAGCCATCGCCCGCCAGGCCGGGCAGCTGGAACAGGTGATCCTGGCCGGATTCAGCCATCCACCGGCGGTGGAACTGGCCGAACGCCTGCTCGCCCTGGCGCCGCACCAAGCCGGCCGCGCGCCGCTGGCCAAGGTGTTCTACGCCGACAATGGCTCGGCCGGGGTGGAGGTGGCGCTGAAGATGGCCTTCCACTGGTTCGTCAACCGTGGCGAGTGCCGCCGCACCCGCTTCATCGCGCTGGAGAACGGCTACCACGGCGAGACCCTGGGCGCGCTGGCGGTGGGCGACATCCCGCTCTACCGGCGCATCTATGCGCCGCTGCTGGCCGAGGCCCTGTTCACCCCTTCCCCCGATGCCTGGAACGCGGCACCCGGCGAGAGTGAGGAGGCCTGCGCCCTGCGCGCGGCCGATGCGCTGGCCGACCTGCTCGATCAGCATCCGGGCGAAGTCTGTGCGCTGATCCTGGAACCGCGCGTGCAGTGCGCCGGCGGCATGCGCATGCACCATCCGGCCTATCTGCGGCGTGCGCGCGAGTTGTGCGATGCGCATGGCGTGTTCCTGATCGCCGACGAGATTGCGGTGGGCTTCGGCCGCACCGGCACCCTGTTCGCCAGTGAACAAAGTGGCGTGATGCCGGATCTGCTGTGCCTGTCGAAGGGTTTGACCGGCGGCTTCCTGCCGTTGGCGGCGGTGCTGGCCACGCAGGTGATCTACGACGGATTCCTGGACGACTCGCGCGAACGCGCGTTCCTGCATTCGCACAGCTACACCGGCAATCCGCTGGCGTGTGCGGCGGCCTTGGCCAGCCTGGATATTTTTGCCAGCGATGATGTGATTGCACGCAACCAGCGCACGGCGGCACGCATGGCGGAACTGGCGGCGCCACTGGCCGGGCACCGGCATGTGGCGCAGGTGCGACAGGCCGGGATGATCCTGGCCGTGGAGTTGTGCCGCGACGGCGATCGTGCGCGACCGTTCGAACCGGCGTTGCGGGTGGGCCTGCGCGCCTATCGCGCGGCGTTGGAACGTGGCGTGGTGCTGCGCCCCTTGGGCGATGTGTTGTACTGGATGCCGCCGTACTGCGTGCACGAAGAGCAGCTGGAACTTCTCGCCCGCACCACCGCCGCCGTCATCGAGGAAGCCACCGCATGCGCCTGA
- the nudE gene encoding ADP compounds hydrolase NudE — protein sequence MSRRLPIIHAITPQAEGQHRRVVEELDLEFSNGERRRFHRQRAEGPGAVVVVPMLDENTVLLVREYAAGMHRYELGLVKGRIDAGESADEAANRELKEEAGYGARRLDVLRSLTQAPLYMSHQSWLVVARDLYPERLPGDEPEELEVVPWKLDALDQLMLREDFSEGRSLAALFIAREWLRNPA from the coding sequence ATGAGCCGTCGCCTGCCGATCATCCATGCCATCACCCCGCAGGCCGAAGGCCAGCACAGGCGGGTGGTGGAGGAGCTGGACCTGGAATTCAGCAATGGCGAGCGCCGTCGCTTCCATCGCCAGCGGGCCGAAGGGCCGGGTGCGGTGGTGGTGGTGCCGATGCTGGATGAAAACACCGTGCTGCTGGTGCGCGAGTACGCGGCCGGCATGCACCGCTATGAGCTGGGCCTGGTCAAAGGCCGCATCGATGCCGGCGAGAGCGCGGACGAGGCGGCCAATCGCGAGCTGAAGGAAGAGGCCGGCTACGGCGCGCGTCGCCTGGACGTGCTGCGCAGCCTGACCCAGGCACCCCTGTACATGAGTCACCAGTCCTGGCTGGTGGTGGCAAGAGACCTGTATCCGGAGCGTCTGCCCGGAGATGAACCCGAGGAGTTGGAAGTAGTGCCGTGGAAATTAGATGCCCTTGACCAGCTGATGCTGCGCGAGGATTTTTCGGAAGGTCGTTCGCTTGCGGCTTTGTTCATTGCCCGCGAATGGCTGCGCAACCCGGCATGA
- the cysQ gene encoding 3'(2'),5'-bisphosphate nucleotidase CysQ — MKRMTSDLHEAVLVIAREAGDAIMAIYGDSFDVTHKADASPLTAADLAAHRVIMEGLKRLTPEWPVLSEEEADIPWSVRAGWHTYWLVDPLDGTREFIKRNGEFTVNIALIEQNEPIFGVVHAPVTGELWHAELGRHAYRRRGQVDEQLRTRAPAKAPLKVAASRSHRDARTESVLQRMGDIQEVSLGSSLKFCRIAEGSLDVYPRFGPTSEWDTAAAQCVLEAAGGALLAPDGRAFRYNRRETLLNGDFIALGDPSLPWRRWLEDDALEQTA, encoded by the coding sequence ATGAAACGGATGACATCGGACTTGCACGAAGCCGTACTGGTCATCGCCCGCGAGGCGGGCGACGCCATCATGGCGATTTATGGCGACAGCTTTGACGTCACCCACAAGGCGGACGCCAGTCCGCTGACCGCCGCCGACCTGGCCGCGCACCGCGTGATCATGGAAGGCCTGAAGCGGCTGACCCCGGAGTGGCCGGTGTTGTCGGAAGAAGAAGCCGACATTCCCTGGAGCGTGCGCGCGGGCTGGCACACGTACTGGCTGGTCGATCCGCTCGACGGCACCCGCGAGTTCATCAAGCGCAACGGCGAGTTCACCGTCAACATCGCCTTGATCGAACAGAACGAACCGATTTTCGGCGTGGTGCACGCGCCGGTCACCGGCGAGTTGTGGCACGCCGAACTGGGTCGCCATGCCTATCGCCGCCGTGGCCAGGTGGATGAGCAACTGCGTACACGCGCGCCGGCCAAGGCGCCGCTGAAGGTCGCCGCTAGCCGTTCGCATCGCGATGCGCGTACCGAGTCTGTGCTCCAGCGGATGGGCGACATCCAGGAAGTGTCGCTGGGTTCTTCGCTCAAGTTCTGCCGCATCGCCGAAGGCTCGCTGGATGTCTATCCGCGCTTCGGGCCCACCTCCGAGTGGGACACCGCGGCGGCGCAATGCGTGCTGGAAGCCGCCGGTGGCGCACTGCTGGCGCCGGATGGTCGCGCGTTCCGCTACAACCGCCGCGAGACCCTGTTGAACGGCGACTTCATCGCGCTGGGCGATCCGTCGCTGCCGTGGCGGCGCTGGCTGGAGGATGACGCGCTTGAGCAGACCGCCTGA
- the mazG gene encoding nucleoside triphosphate pyrophosphohydrolase: MSRPPEATGWPALVAGQGDVRELLDIMARLRNPEGGCPWDLEQDFSTIAPYTIEEAYEVADAIDRGDLADLKDELGDLLLQVVFHAQMASEQGAFAFRDVVASICDKMVRRHPHVFGDASFEDAETQTVNWEAIKAAERAASGKHDESALAGISRGLPEWQRAVKLQSRAARVGFDWPGPAPVIDKLHEEIEEVRAEFAQAAVAENHDRLEDELGDLLFVAANLARHAKVDPGAALRRANQKFERRFRAMETFAAEAGTQMSALSLEEQELLWQRAKQQERA, translated from the coding sequence TTGAGCAGACCGCCTGAGGCGACGGGCTGGCCCGCGCTCGTCGCGGGACAAGGGGATGTCCGCGAACTGCTCGACATCATGGCGCGGCTGCGCAATCCCGAGGGCGGCTGCCCGTGGGATCTGGAGCAGGATTTTTCCACCATCGCGCCGTACACGATCGAAGAAGCCTATGAAGTGGCCGACGCCATCGACCGCGGTGACCTGGCCGATCTGAAAGACGAACTGGGCGACCTGCTGCTGCAGGTCGTCTTCCACGCGCAGATGGCCAGCGAGCAGGGCGCGTTTGCCTTCCGCGATGTGGTGGCTTCGATCTGCGACAAGATGGTGCGTCGGCATCCGCATGTGTTCGGCGATGCGAGTTTCGAGGACGCCGAAACGCAGACCGTCAACTGGGAAGCGATCAAGGCGGCCGAACGCGCAGCGTCCGGCAAGCACGATGAATCCGCGCTGGCCGGCATCTCGCGTGGCCTGCCCGAATGGCAGCGTGCGGTGAAGCTGCAATCGCGCGCCGCGCGCGTGGGCTTCGACTGGCCGGGCCCTGCGCCCGTCATCGACAAGCTGCACGAGGAAATCGAAGAAGTGCGCGCCGAGTTCGCACAGGCAGCAGTCGCGGAGAACCATGACCGCCTGGAAGACGAACTGGGTGATCTGTTGTTTGTCGCGGCGAACCTGGCCCGCCACGCCAAGGTCGATCCGGGCGCGGCACTGCGTCGCGCCAACCAGAAATTCGAGCGCCGCTTCCGCGCGATGGAAACTTTCGCTGCCGAAGCCGGCACGCAGATGTCGGCGCTGAGCCTGGAAGAACAAGAACTGCTGTGGCAACGCGCCAAGCAACAAGAACGGGCATGA
- a CDS encoding YnfA family protein, giving the protein MQTFLLFLLTAIAEIVGCYLPWLYLRKGGSIWLLVPAAASLALFAYLLTLHPAASGRVYAAYGGVYISVAIFWLWAVDSIKPTRWDLLGAGLCLAGMAVIMFAPRAA; this is encoded by the coding sequence ATGCAGACCTTCCTGCTCTTCCTGCTTACCGCCATCGCCGAAATCGTCGGCTGCTACCTGCCATGGCTATACCTGCGCAAAGGCGGCAGCATCTGGCTGCTGGTGCCGGCCGCCGCCAGTCTGGCTTTGTTTGCTTACCTGCTCACCCTGCACCCCGCCGCCTCGGGTCGCGTGTACGCGGCATACGGCGGCGTCTACATCAGCGTGGCCATTTTCTGGCTGTGGGCGGTGGATTCCATCAAGCCCACACGCTGGGATTTGCTGGGCGCCGGCCTGTGCCTGGCCGGCATGGCCGTGATCATGTTCGCCCCGCGCGCGGCCTGA
- a CDS encoding tetratricopeptide repeat protein, with product MKPRLLSLPLLLVLLASLLSACEPAQKPAERVAAAPAKTSPLPLFDTFGDLHRDIGTQVPAAQQYFDQGLRMTYGFNHEAAGRAFAEAARLDPQCAICVWGQALVLGPNINLAMDPAQARDATALAARAASLAGNARPADRALIQALVTRYRDPAPEDRTPLDRAYADAMAQVVAQFPDDDDAATLYAEALMDLSPWAYWNEGGTPAASTTRLLGELERVLARNPRHIGAMHYYIHATEASPEPQRALEYANTLAALAPGSGHLVHMPAHVYIRVGRYHDATLANFAASTADKDFLAVCRGSNGVYPLGYVPHNWHFATMTTGLTGSRGLAMQAAHQTAQRADQAAMAQAPMQFMQQFAVAPDLTRVRFGAWDEILADTSAPPALPYPTAIRHFARGMAHVRKGQLDEAARAAEALHAIAGDPAMAQVSFFDINRADSVLRVADALLRGELLRAQGQPAPALAALREAVTAEDALAYNEPADWPLPVRPYLGAALLEADQARDAATTFEQDLKTYPENGWSLFGLAQAQTKLGQADAARETSRRQVAAWQWADAPLAAARY from the coding sequence ATGAAGCCTCGCCTGCTGTCACTGCCGTTGCTGCTGGTCTTGCTGGCCAGCCTCCTGTCCGCATGCGAACCCGCGCAGAAGCCAGCGGAACGCGTCGCGGCCGCCCCGGCCAAAACCAGCCCCCTGCCGCTGTTCGACACCTTTGGCGACCTGCATCGCGATATCGGCACGCAGGTGCCTGCGGCGCAGCAGTACTTCGATCAAGGCCTGCGCATGACGTATGGCTTCAATCACGAGGCGGCGGGACGCGCATTCGCCGAAGCGGCGCGACTGGATCCACAGTGCGCCATCTGTGTATGGGGGCAGGCGCTGGTTCTGGGGCCGAACATCAACCTGGCGATGGACCCGGCGCAGGCCAGGGACGCCACCGCGCTGGCCGCGCGTGCGGCCAGCCTGGCCGGCAATGCCCGGCCTGCGGACCGGGCGCTCATCCAGGCGCTGGTCACGCGTTATCGCGACCCTGCGCCCGAAGATCGCACGCCGCTGGATCGCGCCTACGCCGACGCCATGGCGCAGGTGGTCGCGCAATTCCCGGACGATGACGATGCCGCCACCCTGTACGCCGAAGCACTGATGGATCTGTCGCCGTGGGCGTACTGGAACGAGGGCGGCACGCCAGCGGCGTCGACGACGCGCCTGCTGGGCGAACTTGAACGCGTGCTGGCGCGCAACCCCCGCCACATCGGCGCGATGCACTACTACATCCACGCCACCGAGGCTTCGCCCGAGCCGCAACGCGCGCTGGAGTACGCCAACACGCTCGCCGCGCTCGCGCCTGGCTCCGGCCACCTGGTGCACATGCCCGCGCATGTCTACATCCGGGTGGGTCGCTATCACGACGCCACGCTGGCCAACTTCGCCGCGTCCACGGCGGACAAGGACTTCCTGGCGGTGTGCCGTGGCAGCAATGGGGTGTATCCGCTCGGCTACGTGCCGCACAACTGGCACTTCGCGACCATGACCACCGGGCTCACCGGCTCGCGCGGGCTGGCGATGCAAGCGGCGCATCAGACTGCGCAGCGCGCCGATCAAGCTGCCATGGCGCAGGCGCCGATGCAGTTCATGCAGCAGTTTGCGGTGGCGCCCGATCTGACACGGGTTCGCTTCGGGGCGTGGGACGAGATCCTCGCGGATACGTCGGCGCCTCCCGCGCTGCCGTATCCCACCGCCATCCGGCATTTCGCCCGCGGCATGGCGCACGTGCGCAAGGGCCAGCTGGACGAAGCCGCACGCGCCGCCGAAGCGCTGCACGCCATTGCCGGTGATCCGGCCATGGCGCAGGTGAGCTTCTTCGATATCAACCGCGCCGACAGCGTGCTGCGCGTGGCCGACGCGTTGCTGCGCGGCGAACTGTTGCGCGCGCAAGGCCAGCCTGCACCCGCGCTGGCCGCATTGCGCGAGGCCGTGACCGCCGAGGATGCGCTGGCCTACAACGAACCGGCCGACTGGCCGCTGCCGGTTCGCCCCTATCTGGGTGCGGCCCTGCTGGAAGCGGACCAGGCACGGGACGCGGCCACCACCTTCGAGCAGGATCTGAAGACCTATCCCGAAAACGGCTGGTCGCTGTTCGGTCTGGCCCAGGCGCAGACCAAGCTGGGTCAGGCCGATGCCGCGCGTGAGACATCGCGGCGCCAGGTGGCCGCCTGGCAATGGGCGGATGCACCGTTGGCAGCAGCGCGCTACTGA